Proteins encoded by one window of Lutibacter sp. A64:
- a CDS encoding PDZ domain-containing protein, producing the protein MKVKELFDVCLMILCVVSISHITYAQDVKTVNVFVSKVGSNINDGSEQKPFSKISNAIEKAKQIKFQDSKTNIIINILPGDYYLSEPIIIPSILSGISIKGTKASEVSIKGSKVLNPIWKKYDKNIFVTDVAENSDFDQLLVNEVPQILARYPNYNEDSRYWQGYASDAISKERVASWKNPEGAYFNASHAGRWGGFHYVITGVNKDGTPILEGGQQNNRMSKPHKEYRMVENVFEELNSPGEWYLDKKNSKLYYWPLDVISINTSKYEVSVLKDLIKVVGTLNNPVKNVSISEITFKNTERTFMETYEPLLRSDWTIYRGSALFFEGTENCKVENSVFTNLSGNVIMASKYNKGLEVKGNHIHNCGASAISFIGDASAARSPSFNYTEFVSISEMDTIAGPKNELYPRECLVENNLIHRIGRVEKQTAGVQISMSMDITVRNNSIYDVPRAGINISEGTWGGHIIEYNDVFNTVLETNDHGSFNSWGRDRFWHPNRNVLDSLIIAKSNMYKWDAIKTTIIRNNRFRCDHGWDVDLDDGSSNYHIYNNLMLNKGLKLREGFNRLVENNIMVNNSFHPHVWFVNSEDVFKRNIVSGAYKDIRLSGWGKELDYNLFPTEVALLKSQIHNRDIHSIYGNPMFKDPANLDFSVAENSPALKIGFKNFPMGRFGVQKPSLKAIAKTPKVPIIEKITENKKESSSVVVWLKNKIKSVESKEEQSAYGLNLAEGVIVLEVFKESPAVKNNGLKIGDVILKASEKKIKTVNDFLKVNVENTNGKIDLLIMRNQSEKEISINIK; encoded by the coding sequence ATGAAAGTGAAAGAATTATTTGATGTGTGTTTAATGATACTTTGTGTCGTTTCTATAAGTCACATTACGTATGCACAAGATGTGAAAACGGTGAATGTATTTGTTTCAAAAGTAGGTTCAAATATTAATGATGGAAGTGAACAAAAACCATTTTCAAAAATTTCGAACGCAATTGAAAAAGCAAAGCAAATTAAGTTTCAAGATTCTAAAACTAATATAATTATAAATATACTTCCTGGTGATTATTATCTATCAGAACCAATAATAATACCTTCAATATTAAGTGGTATTAGTATAAAAGGAACTAAAGCTTCAGAAGTTAGTATTAAGGGATCTAAAGTGTTAAATCCAATCTGGAAAAAATATGATAAAAATATTTTTGTTACTGATGTTGCTGAAAACTCAGATTTTGATCAATTATTAGTGAATGAAGTTCCACAAATTTTAGCACGCTATCCAAATTATAATGAAGATAGTCGTTATTGGCAAGGCTACGCTTCAGATGCAATTTCTAAGGAACGTGTAGCATCTTGGAAAAATCCTGAAGGAGCCTATTTTAATGCTTCACATGCTGGTAGATGGGGAGGTTTTCATTATGTAATTACGGGTGTAAATAAAGATGGAACTCCTATTTTAGAAGGCGGACAGCAAAACAATCGTATGTCTAAACCTCATAAAGAATATCGTATGGTTGAAAATGTTTTTGAAGAATTAAACAGTCCAGGTGAATGGTATTTAGATAAAAAAAATAGCAAACTTTATTATTGGCCTTTAGATGTAATTTCTATAAATACCTCAAAATATGAGGTGTCAGTACTTAAAGATTTAATTAAGGTAGTAGGTACATTAAATAACCCAGTAAAAAATGTATCTATTTCAGAAATTACTTTTAAAAATACCGAACGTACTTTTATGGAAACCTACGAACCTTTATTAAGAAGTGATTGGACAATCTACAGAGGAAGTGCATTGTTTTTTGAAGGAACTGAAAATTGTAAGGTAGAAAATAGTGTTTTTACGAACTTGAGTGGTAATGTTATTATGGCAAGTAAGTATAACAAAGGTTTAGAAGTCAAAGGAAATCATATACATAATTGTGGCGCAAGTGCTATTTCTTTTATTGGAGATGCTTCAGCTGCTAGGTCTCCATCTTTTAATTATACCGAATTTGTATCAATTTCAGAAATGGATACTATTGCTGGGCCTAAAAACGAATTGTATCCTAGAGAATGTTTAGTTGAAAATAATTTAATTCATCGGATTGGTAGAGTTGAAAAGCAAACCGCAGGTGTTCAAATTTCCATGTCTATGGATATTACAGTGCGTAATAATAGCATTTATGATGTACCTAGAGCCGGAATTAATATTAGTGAAGGAACTTGGGGCGGACATATAATTGAATATAACGATGTGTTTAATACTGTTTTAGAAACTAATGACCATGGCTCATTTAATTCTTGGGGTAGAGATCGGTTTTGGCATCCAAATCGTAATGTGTTAGATAGTTTAATTATTGCAAAATCAAATATGTATAAGTGGGATGCTATTAAAACTACCATTATTAGAAATAATCGTTTTCGTTGTGATCACGGCTGGGATGTAGATTTAGACGATGGTTCTTCAAACTACCATATTTATAATAATTTAATGCTAAATAAAGGGCTTAAATTACGTGAAGGCTTCAATCGTTTGGTTGAAAATAATATTATGGTTAATAATTCCTTCCATCCACATGTCTGGTTTGTAAATAGCGAAGATGTTTTTAAAAGAAATATTGTTTCAGGAGCATATAAAGATATTCGTTTATCGGGTTGGGGAAAAGAACTTGACTACAATCTTTTCCCTACTGAAGTAGCCTTGCTAAAATCTCAAATTCACAATAGAGATATTCATAGTATTTATGGAAATCCAATGTTTAAAGATCCGGCTAACTTAGATTTTTCGGTTGCTGAAAATTCACCAGCATTAAAAATAGGATTTAAAAACTTCCCAATGGGTAGGTTTGGTGTTCAAAAGCCTAGTTTAAAAGCCATTGCTAAAACTCCTAAAGTTCCAATTATTGAAAAAATTACAGAAAATAAAAAGGAAAGTAGTTCTGTAGTAGTGTGGTTAAAAAATAAGATTAAAAGTGTTGAATCTAAAGAAGAACAATCTGCTTACGGTTTAAATTTAGCTGAAGGTGTAATTGTATTAGAAGTTTTTAAAGAGAGTCCTGCAGTAAAAAACAACGGCCTTAAAATAGGTGATGTTATTTTAAAAGCTTCAGAAAAAAAGATTAAAACAGTTAATGATTTTTTAAAAGTTAATGTAGAAAATACTAATGGTAAAATAGACTTACTTATTATGAGAAATCAATCAGAAAAAGAAATATCAATTAATATTAAGTAA